The Providencia sp. PROV188 genome includes a region encoding these proteins:
- the ppsR gene encoding posphoenolpyruvate synthetase regulatory kinase/phosphorylase PpsR, producing the protein MSKNASQVQRTVFFISDGTAITAETLGHAVLSQFPLSFISYTLPFVTTQARALEIKQKIDTIYAETALRPLVFYSIISSEVKEIITQSAGFCQDIVQSLVAPIQREVGLEPEPKLNRTHGLSMQNMNQYDARIAAIEYTLAHDDGISLRNLEQAQVILIGVSRCGKTPTSLYLAMQFGIQAANYPFTADDMDNLQLPAALRPYTHKLFGLTISPERLAAIREERRENSRYASLRQCRIEIAEVEALFRQNKINYLNTTNYSVEEISAKVIDTMGLQRRIF; encoded by the coding sequence ATGAGTAAAAATGCCAGCCAAGTTCAACGTACCGTTTTTTTCATCTCTGATGGCACCGCAATCACAGCTGAAACGTTAGGGCACGCCGTCTTATCTCAATTTCCATTATCCTTTATTTCTTACACTTTACCGTTTGTTACCACGCAAGCACGAGCGCTTGAAATTAAACAAAAAATTGACACTATTTATGCTGAAACAGCCCTTCGTCCACTGGTGTTTTATTCAATAATTTCCTCAGAAGTGAAAGAAATCATCACTCAAAGTGCAGGATTTTGTCAGGATATTGTGCAAAGTTTGGTCGCCCCAATACAGCGAGAAGTCGGGTTAGAACCGGAGCCAAAACTCAATCGTACTCACGGGTTATCCATGCAAAATATGAACCAATATGATGCCCGTATTGCAGCAATTGAATATACCCTCGCTCATGATGATGGTATTTCATTACGTAACCTTGAACAAGCTCAAGTAATCTTAATTGGCGTCTCTCGCTGCGGTAAAACACCAACAAGCTTATATTTAGCGATGCAATTTGGCATACAAGCCGCCAACTACCCATTCACTGCCGATGATATGGACAATTTACAGCTGCCTGCCGCATTACGTCCCTATACCCATAAACTTTTTGGTTTAACTATCAGCCCTGAACGCCTTGCCGCAATTCGTGAAGAACGCAGAGAAAATAGCCGTTACGCCTCGCTTCGCCAGTGTCGTATTGAAATTGCTGAAGTAGAAGCGCTATTTAGACAGAATAAAATCAATTACTTAAATACTACCAACTACTCTGTTGAAGAAATTTCAGCCAAAGTGATTGATACGATGGGATTACAGCGTCGTATTTTTTAG